One window of Campylobacter sp. RM12651 genomic DNA carries:
- a CDS encoding DUF3015 family protein: MRKLLSSLVVVGAISTSLFAGANTQTGCGLGTIIIKNPDSAIMYALQATTNGTSGNQTFGITTGTLNCQETRLVHNEKAINFVNANLDALSNEAALGMGEHLDTLAELLEVKDADLFKANLRANYLAIYNSSDVVGAQVLDRASAL, from the coding sequence ATGAGAAAATTACTTTCTTCATTGGTAGTTGTTGGTGCGATTAGCACTTCTTTATTTGCAGGTGCAAATACTCAAACAGGTTGCGGACTTGGAACTATAATTATTAAAAACCCTGATTCAGCAATTATGTATGCTTTACAAGCTACTACAAACGGAACTTCAGGTAATCAAACTTTTGGTATTACTACAGGAACACTAAATTGCCAAGAAACAAGATTAGTTCATAATGAAAAAGCAATTAATTTCGTAAATGCAAATCTTGACGCCTTATCAAATGAAGCTGCTTTAGGAATGGGCGAGCATTTAGATACTTTAGCTGAACTTTTAGAAGTAAAAGATGCTGATTTATTTAAAGCTAATTTAAGAGCAAATTACTTAGCTATTTATAATTCAAGCGATGTTGTAGGTGCTCAAGTTTTAGATAGAGCTTCTGCTTTATAA
- a CDS encoding tetratricopeptide repeat protein, whose amino-acid sequence MKKILFLCFCVYLYSFELYINSGKEINKNISVLHIKNNTDITCDKLQDENLKLYFKCSVKGKSRLLSNQDLTLFKLEFKNSKDTLDIYIYPKTNVSIVDSEQKLYDTNVVFASSKKVSKNFTFIFFPYTQGVLSPNGLDFDVIFPDLQTPFIEGLDLDQNPVNISDNSDINSYLSIKKYYDNKQYKELLDLCNMSLEKYKNSIFISEFYLYRIRAMFNLLNENTTLSEEIISSAKDYVRVFPSDENYTEILQMMVKTYLKLEQRSDAEYFIDILNNEHPNSYYTKLASLNYADFLLSHGKRDAATIIYNNILFSSDDAILASKAAISLAKINISHNKAKEAKEFVLKVFNANEQYLLEDKDKTLGLADDFFKEKMYDISAPIYEFLFKNSNKLDPYYERVLKNLGVSLAKNNDYKKADEYLNEYKKLFPNGEYMNIIDETIDSLYFEKDEQDSFKLHEYYNFLMAKYDNNISKRALYEEVKLLYKEKDYEKILKLEKKIKDSENEELISLYDSSLINLLNIALDDDDCDEVLGYIKNNNFISDEKVINKMKYLECLERKKENKLALDFAIKFENEDLVFYKIKQAKLLYLNKQYKDVENIIKSILNKRFNIKKPEYFEIYYYLSLSLIKQNKYNDAIFSLKQLEKYGNGLRLVEVYDEFLNYFKNNNLDISAITYGKKAINIQNYLGINLYSPKIELITLNALINKNNIKEAKEIFIDLYKLKLSEEEYSNAKYLEASMLIKNKEFEKAKETLKECKSGDWKNLCDEKLQLLE is encoded by the coding sequence ATGAAAAAAATATTATTTCTTTGCTTTTGCGTTTATTTATATTCTTTTGAACTATATATAAACTCTGGCAAGGAAATAAATAAAAATATATCAGTTTTACATATTAAAAACAATACTGATATAACTTGTGATAAATTACAAGATGAGAATTTAAAACTTTATTTTAAATGTAGTGTGAAGGGTAAATCAAGGTTATTATCAAATCAAGATTTAACTTTATTCAAATTAGAATTTAAAAATTCAAAAGATACTTTAGATATATATATTTACCCTAAAACAAATGTTAGTATTGTTGATAGCGAGCAAAAATTATATGATACTAATGTGGTTTTTGCATCTAGCAAAAAAGTTTCTAAAAATTTTACTTTTATATTTTTTCCATATACTCAAGGAGTGTTAAGTCCTAATGGACTTGATTTTGATGTGATTTTTCCTGATTTGCAAACTCCTTTTATAGAAGGGCTTGATTTAGACCAAAATCCTGTAAATATTAGCGATAATAGTGATATTAATTCTTATTTGAGTATTAAAAAATATTACGATAATAAGCAATATAAAGAGCTATTAGATTTATGCAATATGTCTTTAGAAAAATATAAAAATAGTATTTTTATAAGCGAGTTTTATTTGTATAGAATTAGAGCTATGTTTAATTTGCTAAATGAAAATACCACTTTAAGCGAAGAAATTATTTCAAGTGCAAAAGATTATGTAAGGGTTTTTCCAAGTGATGAGAATTACACTGAAATATTGCAAATGATGGTAAAAACTTATTTAAAATTAGAACAAAGAAGTGATGCTGAATATTTTATAGATATTTTAAATAACGAGCATCCAAATTCTTATTACACAAAATTGGCAAGTTTAAACTATGCTGATTTTTTACTATCTCACGGCAAAAGAGATGCTGCTACTATTATTTATAATAATATTTTATTTAGTTCAGATGATGCGATTTTGGCTAGTAAAGCTGCAATATCTTTAGCAAAAATCAATATTAGTCATAATAAAGCAAAGGAAGCTAAGGAATTTGTATTAAAAGTCTTTAATGCAAATGAGCAATATTTATTAGAAGATAAGGATAAAACCTTAGGTTTAGCTGATGATTTTTTCAAGGAAAAAATGTATGATATTAGTGCTCCTATTTATGAGTTTTTATTTAAAAATTCAAATAAATTAGACCCTTATTATGAAAGAGTGTTAAAAAATTTAGGTGTTTCTTTAGCTAAAAATAATGATTATAAAAAGGCTGATGAATATTTAAATGAATATAAAAAGCTATTTCCAAATGGCGAATATATGAATATCATTGATGAAACTATTGATAGTTTATATTTTGAAAAAGATGAACAAGATAGCTTTAAATTGCACGAATATTATAATTTTTTAATGGCTAAATATGATAATAATATATCAAAAAGAGCTCTTTATGAAGAAGTTAAATTATTGTATAAAGAAAAAGATTATGAAAAGATTTTAAAACTAGAAAAGAAAATAAAAGATAGTGAAAATGAAGAGCTAATTTCTTTATATGATAGTAGCTTGATTAATTTATTAAATATTGCATTAGATGATGATGATTGCGATGAAGTTTTAGGATACATAAAAAATAATAATTTTATAAGTGATGAAAAAGTCATTAATAAAATGAAATATTTAGAGTGCTTAGAGAGAAAAAAAGAAAATAAATTAGCTTTAGATTTTGCAATTAAGTTTGAAAATGAAGATTTGGTGTTTTATAAAATCAAACAAGCAAAACTTTTATATTTAAATAAGCAGTATAAAGATGTGGAAAATATAATCAAATCTATTTTAAATAAACGATTTAATATTAAAAAACCAGAATATTTTGAGATATATTATTATTTATCATTATCATTAATTAAGCAAAACAAATACAATGATGCTATTTTTTCATTAAAACAGCTTGAAAAATACGGTAATGGATTAAGATTAGTTGAGGTTTATGACGAATTTTTGAATTACTTTAAAAACAATAATCTTGATATTTCAGCTATTACTTATGGTAAAAAAGCAATTAATATACAAAATTATTTAGGTATTAATTTATATAGTCCTAAGATAGAGTTAATTACTTTAAATGCTTTAATTAATAAAAATAATATAAAAGAAGCTAAAGAAATATTTATAGATTTATATAAATTAAAATTAAGCGAAGAAGAATACAGCAATGCAAAATATTTAGAAGCTAGTATGCTAATTAAAAATAAAGAATTTGAAAAAGCAAAAGAAACTTTAAAAGAATGCAAAAGTGGTGATTGGAAAAATTTATGTGATGAAAAATTACAACTTTTGGAATAA